The Ammospiza nelsoni isolate bAmmNel1 chromosome 10, bAmmNel1.pri, whole genome shotgun sequence genome includes a region encoding these proteins:
- the TMEM41A gene encoding transmembrane protein 41A → MWRRPAGLLLVFVTATAALWLLSVRLSAGQTRRALRFPADLEELRELAEALRDYERQHRGAALALFCGAYLYKQSFAIPGSSLLNVLAGALFGPWMGLVLCSVLTSVGATFCYLLSAAFGKQLIVHFFPEKVALLQGKVEENRSCLFFFLLFLRLFPMTPNWFLNLSAPILNIPLSQFFLSVLIGLTPYNFICVQTGAILSQITSLDAIFSWDTLLKLLAMAVAALIPGTLIKRYSKKHLKLDGDKQAQTLNGRKSL, encoded by the exons ATGTGGCGGCGCCCGGCTGGGCTCCTGCTCGTCTTCGTGACCGCCACGGCCGCGCTGTGGCTGCTGTCGGTGCGGCTGAGCGCGGGGCAGACGCGCAG GGCGCTGCGGTTCCCGGCGGACCTGGAGGAGCTGCGGGAGCTGGCCGAGGCGCTGCGGGACTACGAGCGACAGCACCGGGGCGCGGCGCTGGCCCTGTTCTGCGGCGCGTACCTGTACAAGCAGAGTTTCGCCATTCCCGGCTCCAGCCTCCTG AATGTCCTGGCTGGAGCACTCTTTGGACCATGGAtggggctggtgctgtgctcaGTGCTCACATCTGTGGGAGCCACTTTCTGCtacctgctctctgcagcttttgGCAAGCAGCTCATAGTGCACTTCTTCCCTGAGAAGGTGGCTCTGCTGCAAGGGAAG GTAGAAGAGAACAGGAGCTGcctatttttcttcttgttgttcCTGAGGCTGTTCCCCATGACACCAAACTGGTTTCTGAACCTCTCGGCTCCCATTTTAAACATCCCCCTGTCCCAGTTCTTCCTCTCCGTTCTCATTG GCCTTACACCATACAATTTCATCTGTGTGCAGACAGGGGCCATTCTGTCCCAAATCACCTCTCTGGATGCCATCTTCTCCTGGGACACACTGCTCAAGCTGCTGGCCATGGCTGTGGCAGCGCTGATTCCAGGAACCCTCATCAAGAGATACAGCAAGAAACACCTGAAGCTGGATGGAGACAAGCAAGCTCAGACACTAAATGGCAGAAAGAGCTTGTGA